One Methanolacinia paynteri genomic region harbors:
- the artA gene encoding archaeosortase A produces the protein MEPLLIYAAAIFFIGFLLLRRPYNLYCAAAGWTAIILSILVDLPHYIFVENNFMYPLFGILGIPFLAITIPEILRNNKLTIYLSRGAAIAFLIYIPFGFYQPLGDWLIAVVTSEVSSLLGLFGFGAEKVAWNMIEYNNFRVEIILACTGIQSIAIMLGLAYCVPSDRRQKLMAFLLVVPTIYILNLLRNVFVVMAYTGQWFQVYPEIASNGEIGYESFFWAHNVMAELGALIFLVLLALGLFKLNPALGEFAEGIVSLYTEKIMKITGAGKDR, from the coding sequence ATGGAACCACTTCTCATATACGCCGCAGCAATATTTTTCATCGGTTTTCTCCTGCTCAGGCGCCCGTATAATCTCTATTGTGCGGCCGCCGGGTGGACAGCGATCATCCTCTCGATCCTCGTGGACCTTCCGCACTATATCTTCGTCGAAAATAATTTCATGTACCCTCTATTCGGGATACTCGGGATACCCTTCCTTGCGATAACAATCCCGGAAATCCTGAGGAACAACAAACTCACCATCTACCTGAGCAGGGGGGCGGCCATCGCGTTCCTGATCTATATCCCCTTCGGGTTCTACCAGCCGCTCGGTGACTGGCTCATCGCCGTAGTCACATCCGAGGTCTCGTCACTCCTCGGGCTGTTCGGTTTCGGCGCGGAAAAAGTCGCGTGGAATATGATAGAATACAACAACTTCCGCGTCGAGATAATCCTGGCCTGCACCGGCATCCAGAGCATCGCGATAATGCTCGGGCTTGCCTACTGCGTTCCCTCGGACAGGAGGCAAAAGCTCATGGCATTCCTGCTCGTCGTCCCGACGATATACATCCTGAACCTTCTCAGGAACGTATTCGTCGTAATGGCATACACCGGACAATGGTTCCAGGTATATCCCGAGATCGCGTCCAACGGGGAGATCGGGTATGAGAGCTTCTTCTGGGCGCACAACGTCATGGCGGAACTGGGCGCACTAATATTCCTCGTGCTCCTCGCACTCGGACTGTTCAAACTGAATCCCGCGCTTGGTGAATTCGCGGAAGGAATAGTATCGCTCTATACTGAAAAAATAATGAAGATTACAGGTGCCGGTAAAGATAGATAA
- the pth2 gene encoding peptidyl-tRNA hydrolase Pth2, with translation MSPEPEFKYKQCLIIRNDVKMSCGKKCAQLAHAAIAAYEKADKITKKKWFDEGMKKVALKVNSQKDLYVIKTLAEDAGIPAAIIADAGMTEIPPGTVTALGLGPAKSEDLDKITGDLQLL, from the coding sequence ATGTCGCCCGAACCCGAATTCAAATACAAGCAGTGCCTGATCATCAGGAACGACGTGAAGATGTCATGCGGCAAGAAATGCGCACAGCTCGCACATGCCGCAATCGCGGCGTACGAGAAGGCCGATAAGATAACAAAGAAAAAATGGTTCGATGAGGGGATGAAGAAGGTCGCTCTCAAGGTCAACAGCCAGAAGGACCTCTACGTGATCAAGACCCTCGCCGAGGATGCAGGGATACCTGCGGCTATAATCGCCGATGCGGGAATGACCGAGATCCCGCCGGGAACCGTTACCGCACTCGGCCTCGGCCCTGCGAAGTCCGAAGACCTCGACAAGATTACCGGAGACCTCCAGCTCCTATGA
- the sppA gene encoding signal peptide peptidase SppA yields the protein MSWLEKKIEYNNKKRSIKSGIPWLVAGVIIALIIIVLLTILIPYSESKGVSVIRIEGTIETGDFYTGGYVGSEYVGSRIRQAADDPLVEAIVLRVDSPGGSPAGAQEIIEDIQYAKTKKPVFVSMGDMATSAAYYISAYADKIYASPDTLTGSIGTIWTFIDTSRSLQIEGVNVSIVKSGDMKDLTSQYRGLTEEEQEYVQSMVDESFERFLDDVLSQRNISREDVEEAQLYRGEDAYDLGLIDEFGNLFETIEAAKNYERPVPAIEMEINETAGNETATVAVNETATAG from the coding sequence ATGAGCTGGCTCGAAAAAAAGATAGAATACAATAATAAAAAAAGATCGATAAAATCCGGAATTCCCTGGCTTGTGGCCGGAGTGATAATCGCATTGATAATTATAGTTCTTTTAACGATACTGATACCTTACTCCGAGAGCAAGGGAGTCTCGGTAATCCGCATAGAAGGAACGATCGAGACCGGAGATTTTTACACCGGAGGATATGTCGGAAGCGAATATGTCGGGAGCCGGATCCGGCAGGCGGCGGATGATCCGCTTGTCGAGGCTATCGTTCTCAGGGTGGACAGTCCGGGAGGATCGCCGGCCGGAGCACAGGAAATAATCGAGGATATCCAATATGCAAAGACGAAGAAACCGGTATTCGTATCGATGGGAGATATGGCGACGTCTGCGGCATATTACATCAGCGCTTATGCAGACAAGATTTATGCAAGCCCCGATACGCTTACGGGAAGCATCGGGACGATCTGGACGTTCATCGATACCAGCCGCTCCCTCCAGATCGAAGGCGTCAATGTCTCGATTGTAAAATCCGGCGACATGAAGGATCTCACTTCGCAGTACCGCGGCCTTACCGAGGAGGAGCAGGAATATGTTCAGTCTATGGTCGACGAAAGTTTCGAGCGGTTCCTGGACGATGTCTTAAGCCAGAGAAATATCAGCCGCGAGGACGTGGAGGAAGCCCAGCTCTACAGGGGCGAGGATGCATACGATCTCGGGCTTATCGATGAATTCGGGAACCTGTTCGAGACGATCGAGGCTGCAAAGAATTATGAAAGGCCCGTTCCAGCAATTGAAATGGAAATCAATGAGACTGCCGGGAACGAGACTGCAACGGTTGCCGTCAATGAAACGGCGACTGCCGGGTAA
- a CDS encoding DUF3307 domain-containing protein, whose translation MIVAIFLRMVIAHILGDFYLQCDKWVDDKKISGWRSKKLYCHSALVAVLTYVFSGIWMAFWIIPVIFLSHALIDLLKVYLDKKIEKCPITYILDQGLHLAVLVIVAYLAGSFYGPHSTFLIPEFLSSPVLLLVITAYLLIITPAGFLIRDILSPYREIVRKKEEGEGNKKKEEEKKLSGELNSAADSNNLDNAGKLIGYLERILVLTFILINQYAAMGFLITAKSIFRFREDRTYLVEYYLLGTFLSIAVVLLIGLAVVFASDIFWPNGAEELCISFKSIYLAIP comes from the coding sequence GTGATCGTTGCAATCTTCTTAAGAATGGTGATCGCCCACATCCTCGGCGACTTTTACCTCCAGTGCGATAAATGGGTCGACGATAAAAAAATATCCGGCTGGAGATCGAAGAAACTATACTGCCATTCGGCTTTGGTTGCAGTATTGACATATGTCTTCTCGGGCATCTGGATGGCCTTCTGGATAATCCCGGTCATATTTCTTTCACATGCCCTAATCGATTTGCTGAAAGTGTACCTCGACAAGAAGATCGAAAAATGTCCCATTACATATATCCTCGATCAGGGCTTGCACCTTGCAGTTCTGGTTATAGTGGCATATCTGGCAGGAAGTTTTTACGGGCCGCATTCTACGTTTTTAATTCCCGAATTCCTGTCAAGTCCGGTTCTGCTCTTGGTAATTACAGCTTATCTCCTGATAATTACTCCTGCGGGATTCCTAATCAGGGATATTTTAAGCCCTTACAGGGAAATTGTGCGCAAAAAAGAGGAGGGAGAAGGGAATAAGAAAAAAGAAGAAGAGAAAAAACTTTCCGGAGAACTTAACTCCGCGGCAGACAGCAACAATCTGGACAATGCAGGAAAACTGATCGGCTATCTTGAAAGAATCCTCGTATTAACATTTATTTTAATAAATCAATATGCAGCAATGGGATTTTTGATAACTGCAAAATCAATATTCAGGTTCAGGGAAGACAGGACGTACTTAGTCGAATATTATCTTCTCGGGACATTCCTGAGCATAGCGGTAGTATTGCTCATAGGGCTTGCCGTAGTGTTTGCATCGGATATTTTCTGGCCCAACGGAGCAGAAGAGCTTTGTATCTCTTTTAAATCGATCTATTTGGCTATCCCCTGA
- the truD gene encoding tRNA pseudouridine(13) synthase TruD — MMKSEYPIETLLGMDYYVTETPGTGGVLKKTPSDFVVGEIYGDIKMTGGPYLICELEKTNWDLQKAVKEISKVLGVSQRRIGWGGTKDKRAVTRQLISIYGVSEEDVEAIRIKDISLRVAGHANSQISLGDLKGNDFAITIRDIEAPDPVPVLEEVSSASAAGKIPNYFGIQRFGATRPVTHLTGFDILKGDFREAVKTYVSFSCGNEPEETEIARKHYLDTEDVRETLAIMPTHLRYERAMLHHLIEEPGDYEGALKVTPPKLLSMFVSAAQSWLFNKALSR, encoded by the coding sequence ATGATGAAGAGCGAGTACCCGATCGAGACCCTTCTCGGGATGGACTATTACGTAACGGAGACCCCCGGAACAGGCGGAGTTCTGAAAAAGACTCCTTCGGACTTCGTGGTGGGCGAGATCTACGGCGATATCAAGATGACCGGCGGGCCGTATCTCATCTGCGAGCTCGAAAAGACCAACTGGGATCTCCAGAAAGCGGTAAAGGAGATCTCGAAGGTGCTCGGGGTAAGCCAGCGCCGGATCGGGTGGGGCGGGACCAAGGACAAGAGGGCGGTGACGAGGCAGCTCATATCCATCTACGGTGTGAGCGAAGAGGATGTCGAAGCCATAAGGATCAAAGATATCTCGCTGAGAGTCGCCGGCCACGCAAACTCCCAGATCTCGCTCGGGGACCTGAAGGGAAACGACTTCGCGATAACGATCCGTGACATCGAAGCCCCTGACCCCGTTCCCGTCCTCGAAGAGGTCTCGTCCGCATCGGCGGCGGGAAAGATCCCCAACTATTTCGGTATACAGCGTTTCGGTGCCACACGCCCCGTAACCCACCTCACCGGATTCGATATCCTGAAAGGAGACTTCAGGGAGGCCGTGAAGACCTACGTCAGTTTCTCCTGCGGAAACGAACCCGAAGAGACCGAGATCGCAAGAAAGCATTATCTTGATACCGAAGACGTGAGAGAGACGCTCGCCATAATGCCGACCCACCTGCGTTACGAGCGTGCGATGCTCCACCACCTCATCGAAGAGCCCGGCGACTACGAGGGTGCACTGAAGGTCACGCCCCCGAAGCTTCTCTCCATGTTCGTCAGCGCCGCACAGTCCTGGCTCTTCAACAAGGCGCTGAGCAGGC
- the truD gene encoding tRNA pseudouridine(13) synthase TruD: PAIFMPGSEEFRPAGETDRYIAGLLDDSGITPESFGLAAEITGTAFRGALRAASIRTEMKYEVSGDAVTLEFSLPPGTYATTLSREIMKTDPEKMV; encoded by the coding sequence CCCGCGATATTCATGCCGGGGTCCGAGGAGTTCAGGCCCGCCGGTGAGACAGATCGCTATATCGCCGGACTTCTCGACGATTCCGGCATAACCCCCGAAAGCTTCGGGCTGGCTGCAGAGATCACCGGGACCGCCTTCAGGGGCGCTCTGCGGGCCGCATCCATCAGGACAGAGATGAAATATGAAGTCTCGGGGGACGCCGTCACTCTCGAATTCAGCCTTCCGCCGGGAACATATGCGACGACACTCTCCCGCGAGATCATGAAGACCGACCCGGAAAAAATGGTCTGA
- a CDS encoding amino acid permease yields MQIKDKIGLFTFIMITSAILVNVRSQPTLAEAGTQMFFYFAVATIGFLLPCVLILSELGSACPYEGGLYVWVKGAFGEKWGFTAIFLQWIQMTILMVMVLSFIAGTILYVFDYGELESKILILVISLAVYWGATLVNLRGLKLSGEISTVCVILGVAIPAITIVVAGCAYLLAGNPIQLDLTLTAQNYIPDLSNPANLAILAAFFLPYFGIEGSAAHIENLKNPSRNYPLALIFVVFFCLFVNLLGSFSIAAVVPQSDISLIAGLMQAFEIFFNTFSLSWIVPILAIMVVIGSIGEVSTWIIAPIRGLFRTAKAGTLPLWFQQSNEHGIPRNFVIFQASLVSMFCIIFALIPGVNSAFWMMVALTTHVYLIAYFIMFLTAIKLRYLRSKHKDSQFYIPGGERGLYIMCTFGFGSVLIVGIVGMFFLLLTEFVSTLPSPDVTNTIGIWYPVFLIAGMIIIVAIPLLVHRFKKPEWFAAGGLAEDQEDVSAES; encoded by the coding sequence ATGCAGATAAAGGATAAAATCGGGTTGTTCACCTTCATAATGATCACATCCGCCATTCTCGTAAATGTCAGGAGCCAGCCGACTCTCGCCGAGGCGGGGACGCAGATGTTCTTCTATTTTGCTGTTGCAACAATCGGTTTTCTCCTGCCCTGCGTTCTGATCCTCTCCGAACTGGGCAGCGCCTGCCCGTACGAGGGAGGACTGTATGTCTGGGTCAAAGGAGCCTTCGGGGAGAAATGGGGATTTACCGCGATATTCCTGCAATGGATACAGATGACGATCCTGATGGTCATGGTCCTCTCGTTCATAGCCGGAACCATACTCTATGTCTTCGACTACGGGGAGCTGGAGAGCAAGATCCTGATCCTCGTCATCTCTCTTGCAGTCTACTGGGGTGCGACGCTGGTCAACCTGAGAGGGCTGAAGTTATCGGGAGAGATCAGCACAGTCTGTGTAATTCTCGGAGTCGCGATTCCCGCCATAACCATCGTCGTCGCCGGGTGTGCATATCTTCTCGCCGGAAATCCGATCCAGCTGGATCTTACGCTCACCGCACAGAACTATATCCCCGATCTCTCGAATCCCGCGAACCTTGCGATACTTGCCGCGTTCTTCCTGCCTTATTTCGGGATCGAGGGTTCTGCCGCACATATCGAGAACCTGAAGAACCCTTCGAGGAATTACCCGCTGGCTCTTATCTTCGTGGTATTCTTCTGCCTCTTCGTAAACCTGCTCGGCTCTTTCTCGATAGCGGCCGTAGTCCCGCAGAGCGACATCAGCCTCATCGCCGGGCTCATGCAGGCGTTCGAGATATTCTTCAATACGTTCTCACTCTCGTGGATCGTTCCCATCCTCGCGATAATGGTCGTCATCGGGTCGATCGGCGAGGTGAGCACGTGGATCATCGCACCGATCAGGGGCCTGTTCAGGACCGCGAAGGCCGGAACACTGCCGCTGTGGTTCCAGCAATCGAACGAGCACGGAATTCCGAGAAACTTCGTGATATTCCAGGCCTCCCTCGTCTCGATGTTCTGCATAATCTTCGCCCTGATTCCCGGGGTGAACAGTGCGTTCTGGATGATGGTCGCACTTACCACTCATGTCTACCTGATCGCGTATTTCATCATGTTCCTTACCGCCATCAAGCTCAGGTACCTGAGATCGAAGCATAAGGATTCGCAGTTCTACATTCCCGGGGGAGAAAGGGGTCTCTACATCATGTGCACCTTCGGCTTCGGGAGCGTTCTAATCGTTGGAATCGTCGGGATGTTCTTCCTCCTCCTGACAGAGTTCGTGAGCACCCTGCCGTCGCCCGATGTCACGAATACGATCGGCATATGGTACCCCGTCTTCCTAATCGCCGGGATGATCATCATCGTTGCCATACCTCTGCTAGTGCACAGGTTCAAAAAGCCGGAATGGTTTGCAGCCGGAGGCCTCGCGGAGGACCAGGAGGATGTTTCTGCGGAGAGTTGA
- the gyrB gene encoding DNA topoisomerase (ATP-hydrolyzing) subunit B, producing the protein MAQNNYNASNITVLEGLEPVRERPAMYIGSTDVRGLHHLVYEVVDNAVDEALAGVCDHIIVTLGRDGTCTVEDNGRGIPVDIMEEQDGKSALEVVMTVLHAGGKFDKNTYQVSGGLHGVGVSVVNALSEFLEVEVFRDGYIYDMGFARGGLKSDLTSRKNAAPDAFEKHGTKIRFKPDQMIFETVTFDYDILSHRMRELAFLNRGITIEISDERSGYADVFNYEGGISEFVTYLITGKETVHPDVIYFDTKDAASMTEVEVALQYSTAYSETMMTFVNSVNTREGGTHLEGFRSALTRAINKSAKDNNLMKGMSESLKGEDVREGLVTVISLKVANPQFEGQTKMRLGNSNVKGIVDSLVYQSLTEYFEENPKVIQAIVSKAVGAARAREAARKARELARRKSTLESGGLPGKLADCSERDPSKSEIYIVEGDSAGGSAKQGRSRQFQAILPLRGKILNVEKANPHRILKNAEIQTLISAIGCGFGESFDVEKARYHHIIFMTDADVDGAHICTLLLTFFYRYMPELIEKGYVYIAQPPLFRVAKGKNEKYAFSEEEMKRYVKEFGDKGTTVQRYKGLGEMNADQLWHTTMAPESRVLKQVSVIEASYADEIFSKLMGDDVEARKEFIIRHSKEVTNLDI; encoded by the coding sequence TTGGCTCAGAATAATTACAATGCATCAAATATTACTGTTCTTGAAGGCCTCGAACCCGTAAGGGAGAGGCCGGCCATGTATATCGGCAGCACCGATGTCCGCGGCCTGCACCATCTCGTATACGAGGTGGTCGATAACGCAGTCGACGAGGCGCTCGCGGGCGTATGCGATCATATCATCGTAACTCTCGGCAGGGACGGAACCTGTACCGTCGAAGACAACGGGCGTGGTATTCCTGTCGATATAATGGAAGAGCAGGACGGAAAGAGCGCTCTTGAAGTCGTAATGACCGTCCTTCACGCCGGCGGAAAGTTCGACAAGAACACCTACCAGGTATCCGGCGGACTGCACGGGGTCGGTGTCTCGGTGGTAAACGCCCTCTCTGAGTTCCTCGAAGTCGAGGTCTTCAGGGACGGCTACATCTACGACATGGGCTTTGCCAGGGGCGGGCTGAAGAGCGACCTGACGTCGAGGAAGAATGCAGCCCCCGACGCATTCGAGAAGCACGGCACGAAGATCAGGTTCAAGCCCGACCAGATGATCTTCGAGACCGTAACGTTCGACTATGACATCCTCAGCCACAGGATGCGTGAGCTCGCGTTCCTGAACCGCGGAATTACAATAGAGATATCCGACGAAAGAAGCGGGTACGCGGATGTCTTCAATTACGAGGGTGGGATAAGCGAGTTCGTGACATATCTCATAACCGGAAAGGAGACCGTCCACCCCGATGTAATATATTTCGATACGAAGGATGCCGCGAGCATGACCGAGGTCGAGGTGGCGCTCCAGTATTCCACTGCCTACTCCGAGACGATGATGACCTTCGTCAACAGCGTAAATACGAGGGAGGGCGGAACGCACCTCGAGGGCTTCAGGAGTGCGCTTACACGTGCGATCAACAAGTCTGCAAAGGACAACAACCTTATGAAGGGGATGTCGGAGTCCCTGAAAGGAGAGGACGTCCGCGAAGGTCTTGTAACTGTAATCAGCCTGAAGGTCGCAAACCCGCAGTTCGAGGGGCAGACCAAGATGCGTCTCGGCAACAGCAACGTGAAGGGAATCGTCGACTCGCTCGTCTACCAGTCGCTGACCGAATATTTCGAGGAGAACCCTAAGGTCATCCAGGCGATTGTCTCCAAGGCCGTCGGTGCGGCAAGGGCCCGCGAGGCCGCGAGGAAAGCGAGGGAGCTTGCAAGGAGAAAGAGCACGCTTGAGAGCGGCGGTCTGCCCGGAAAGCTTGCCGACTGCTCCGAACGCGATCCCTCGAAGAGCGAGATCTATATCGTGGAGGGAGATTCCGCAGGCGGTTCGGCCAAACAGGGAAGGTCGAGGCAGTTCCAGGCGATCCTTCCGCTCAGGGGAAAGATCCTCAACGTCGAGAAGGCGAATCCCCACAGGATCCTGAAGAACGCGGAAATTCAGACCCTGATCTCCGCGATCGGATGCGGGTTCGGCGAGAGCTTCGACGTGGAGAAGGCCCGTTACCATCACATAATATTCATGACCGATGCTGATGTCGACGGCGCTCATATCTGCACGCTGCTTCTTACCTTCTTCTACAGGTACATGCCTGAGCTTATCGAGAAAGGATATGTATACATCGCCCAGCCCCCGCTCTTCAGGGTCGCCAAAGGCAAGAACGAGAAGTATGCCTTCTCCGAGGAAGAGATGAAGAGATACGTGAAGGAGTTCGGCGATAAGGGCACGACCGTCCAGCGCTACAAGGGTCTCGGTGAGATGAACGCCGACCAGCTGTGGCACACCACGATGGCCCCCGAATCAAGGGTCTTAAAGCAGGTCAGCGTCATCGAAGCCTCCTACGCGGACGAGATATTCAGCAAACTTATGGGAGACGACGTGGAAGCGAGAAAAGAATTTATTATCCGCCATTCGAAGGAGGTGACGAACCTTGACATCTGA
- a CDS encoding CDP-alcohol phosphatidyltransferase family protein, with product MNITALRPKFTGCLEPLANIFIRLRFTPNSVSMLSLLAGIGAAYLFFYQYFVSGAILLFISAVLDLVDGTVARKTGRESKFGAVFDWIVDKYVDSIVILGIGLSGIAIISGYFPIPPQYIPAADFAVVAIAIIGSLMNTFIKPVVYAEVGFEKREDGKIDDPLERVGFFGRPETIIFLILGGLTGFIAIAVILVAVCTNLSALQRIIYLYRHL from the coding sequence ATGAATATTACTGCGCTCAGGCCCAAATTTACCGGATGTCTCGAACCCCTCGCAAATATATTCATCAGGCTCAGGTTCACCCCGAACAGCGTCTCGATGCTGTCACTGCTTGCAGGGATCGGGGCTGCGTACCTGTTCTTTTATCAATACTTCGTCTCTGGCGCAATACTTCTTTTCATATCCGCAGTTCTCGATCTCGTCGACGGAACGGTTGCAAGAAAGACCGGGAGAGAGAGTAAATTCGGGGCGGTATTCGACTGGATCGTCGACAAATATGTAGACAGCATAGTCATCCTCGGGATCGGCCTCTCGGGGATCGCGATTATCAGCGGCTATTTTCCGATACCGCCACAATATATTCCGGCGGCGGATTTTGCAGTGGTCGCCATCGCGATTATCGGCTCGCTGATGAATACGTTCATAAAACCGGTCGTATATGCGGAAGTCGGTTTCGAGAAGAGGGAGGACGGGAAGATCGACGACCCCCTCGAGAGGGTGGGATTCTTCGGAAGGCCGGAGACGATTATCTTCCTCATCCTCGGGGGACTGACGGGATTCATCGCGATTGCGGTGATCCTGGTCGCGGTCTGCACGAATCTTTCCGCACTCCAGAGGATTATCTATCTTTACCGGCACCTGTAA
- a CDS encoding geranylgeranyl reductase family protein, which yields MGLRGKPDPVNNYSHSCQYVIRSVIYDVIVAGGGPAGSMAAKCCAKAGLNTLIIEEHAAAGTPVQCAGLLSTNAFFECEVSDRSVIQTVTGARVVSGLGCEFSFDSGEIKAYVVDRSAFDREMLEGAANAGAEIMLKTSVTGAVVDDSGCTVSTTGVSGKQDFKSKMIVAADGPRSNFSRFFGMKRAPVFLSGIQADVPYESDGRLVELHPYASPGFFGWVIPAGKGKARVGLCAEKDTNELFGRFIKQFGPTNVHQVTGTIPIGIMPQTYGNRTLFCGDAAGFAKPTSGGGVYTGVRSARHAADTIAKCIESGDFGDRALSRYESLWKADFGRDLAFGMRLFRIRKNLTPEIIDDLCREMNEKGMAEDIIRYGDMDRPGRIVKKMALNPSIYRVAGKVIGSELRSLFFKS from the coding sequence ATGGGTCTTAGAGGAAAACCCGACCCGGTAAACAATTATTCCCATTCATGCCAATATGTAATAAGATCTGTGATTTACGACGTCATCGTTGCAGGCGGCGGGCCTGCGGGGAGCATGGCGGCAAAATGCTGTGCAAAAGCCGGACTCAACACTCTTATCATAGAGGAGCATGCCGCCGCCGGGACGCCGGTCCAGTGTGCAGGGCTCCTGAGCACAAATGCTTTTTTCGAATGCGAAGTTTCGGACAGGAGCGTCATCCAGACGGTCACGGGTGCAAGGGTCGTCTCCGGTCTCGGCTGCGAGTTCTCGTTTGACTCAGGAGAGATAAAGGCATATGTGGTCGACAGGAGCGCCTTCGACCGCGAGATGCTCGAAGGGGCCGCGAACGCCGGTGCGGAGATCATGCTGAAGACTTCCGTAACCGGGGCAGTCGTAGACGACAGCGGCTGCACGGTCTCAACGACGGGAGTTTCGGGCAAGCAGGATTTCAAATCGAAGATGATCGTGGCGGCGGACGGTCCGAGATCGAATTTTTCGAGATTCTTCGGCATGAAGCGTGCACCCGTGTTCCTCTCGGGGATCCAGGCGGACGTCCCGTATGAAAGCGACGGAAGGCTCGTCGAACTTCACCCGTATGCATCGCCGGGCTTCTTCGGCTGGGTCATTCCCGCCGGAAAGGGAAAAGCCCGTGTCGGGCTGTGTGCGGAGAAGGATACGAACGAGCTCTTCGGCCGGTTCATAAAACAATTCGGGCCCACGAACGTCCACCAGGTGACAGGGACAATCCCGATCGGGATCATGCCCCAAACATACGGGAACAGGACTTTATTCTGCGGTGATGCGGCAGGGTTCGCCAAACCCACATCAGGCGGAGGGGTGTACACGGGAGTCCGGTCGGCGAGGCATGCGGCCGATACCATCGCAAAGTGCATCGAATCAGGGGACTTCGGTGATCGGGCCCTTTCACGATACGAATCTTTATGGAAGGCGGACTTCGGGCGGGATCTTGCCTTCGGGATGAGGCTCTTCAGGATTCGGAAGAACCTGACACCGGAGATAATAGACGACCTCTGCCGGGAGATGAACGAAAAAGGCATGGCGGAAGACATCATCCGCTACGGCGATATGGACCGTCCGGGCAGGATTGTAAAAAAGATGGCACTGAACCCTTCGATCTACAGGGTGGCGGGGAAGGTCATCGGCAGCGAACTGCGTTCTCTTTTTTTCAAGAGTTAG
- a CDS encoding RibD family protein, producing MAGNIVKPHVLMMSEITVDGKLTLKKGASSKILMKYMDHATDILLHKTRAEYDAIMVGSNTINIDNSFLTVRSVEGKSPLRVIPSSRADIPPDSNVLGPDAPTLIAVTKKASPENIRILEDKGADVVCVGEDKVDLPLLMKTLVEDYGVSKLMIEGGPTLNYYMLQDRLVDEIRLIHLPFIVGGSDTPSLVGGMHIESEEEMFSLQLKNYYMCGTNLVTEYDVLYRK from the coding sequence ATGGCGGGAAATATTGTTAAACCCCACGTGCTGATGATGTCGGAGATAACCGTGGACGGCAAGCTTACACTTAAGAAAGGCGCCTCCTCCAAGATCCTGATGAAATACATGGATCACGCAACCGACATCCTCCTGCACAAAACAAGGGCCGAATATGATGCGATAATGGTCGGCTCGAATACAATCAATATCGACAATTCATTTCTTACAGTAAGATCTGTCGAGGGAAAGAGCCCCCTCAGGGTCATTCCTTCGAGCAGGGCCGATATTCCCCCGGATTCCAATGTGCTCGGGCCGGATGCCCCGACACTCATTGCAGTGACCAAAAAGGCATCGCCTGAGAACATCCGGATTCTCGAGGATAAAGGAGCGGATGTGGTGTGCGTCGGCGAGGACAAGGTAGATCTTCCCCTCCTGATGAAGACACTCGTCGAAGACTACGGCGTCTCCAAACTTATGATCGAAGGAGGGCCGACTCTCAACTACTACATGCTCCAGGACCGTCTTGTCGACGAGATCCGCCTTATACATCTTCCCTTCATAGTCGGAGGTTCGGACACGCCGTCTCTCGTCGGAGGGATGCATATAGAATCCGAAGAGGAGATGTTCAGCCTCCAACTCAAAAACTACTACATGTGCGGGACGAATCTCGTTACCGAATACGACGTCCTGTACAGGAAGTGA
- a CDS encoding transcription factor S: MMFCPECKGLMKSSNGKLKCTKCGFEKEIEDRSKMMKVRSMEEKDIVIVEDTEEIATLPTTSVRCPECGHDTAYWWLRQLRSADESEVRFFKCVKCKYTWREYD, translated from the coding sequence ATGATGTTTTGTCCTGAATGTAAAGGTCTTATGAAGTCCTCAAACGGGAAACTTAAGTGTACAAAATGTGGTTTTGAAAAGGAGATTGAAGACCGGTCCAAGATGATGAAGGTCAGGTCGATGGAAGAGAAAGACATCGTCATCGTCGAGGATACCGAAGAGATCGCGACCCTCCCGACGACGAGTGTCAGGTGCCCGGAGTGCGGCCACGATACAGCGTACTGGTGGCTCAGACAGCTCAGGTCCGCAGATGAGTCCGAGGTCAGGTTCTTCAAGTGCGTCAAGTGCAAGTACACCTGGCGCGAATACGACTGA